Proteins encoded within one genomic window of Triticum urartu cultivar G1812 unplaced genomic scaffold, Tu2.1 TuUngrouped_contig_4862, whole genome shotgun sequence:
- the LOC125528423 gene encoding peroxidase 16-like, producing the protein MALPAWRWVDKYFGCSACRPFRCHWSDPINPSRSYCADVENECGAGGHTIGVTHCDKFVRRLYTFKGARPQYSPPMNLAFLRQMRGTCPLNYSPATVAMLDAVTPNRFDNGYYQTLQQQKGLLSSDQVLFTDRRSRATVNHFAANQTAFFDAFVAAMAKLGRIGVKTAGSDAEIRRVCKQARNPNP; encoded by the coding sequence ATGGCCCTCCCAGCCTGGCGTTGGGTAGACAAGTACTTTGGCTGCAGCGCGTGCAGGCCATTTCGTTGTCACTGGTCAGATCCCATAAATCCATCTCGATCTTACTGTGCTGACGTGGAAAACGAATGTGGTGCAGGGGGGCACACGATCGGGGTGACGCACTGCGACAAGTTCGTGCGGCGGCTGTACACGTTCAAGGGGGCGCGGCCGCAGTACAGCCCGCCGATGAACCTTGCCTTCCTGCGGCAGATGCGGGGGACGTGCCCGCTCAACTACAGCCCGGCCACGGTGGCCATGCTGGACGCCGTCACGCCCAACAGGTTCGACAACGGCTACTACCAGACACTGCAGCAGCAGAAGGGCCTGCTGTCGTCGGACCAGGTGCTCTTCACCGACCGCCGCTCCCGGGCCACCGTCAACCACTTCGCCGCCAACCAGACCGCCTTCTTCGACGCCTTCGTCGCCGCCATGGCCAAGCTCGGCCGCATCGGGGTCAAGACCGCCGGCTCCGACGCCGAGATCCGCCGGGTCTGCAAACAAGCGAGGAACCCTAACCCCTAA